The DNA region ATAGATGGAAGATGACTGGTGGATCGCTTCGATCAATTGATCATACAATCCGGAGGTTGACAGACGAATTCCCATCAGTCCGTCACCTCCACCAGAAACAATTTCCGATCAAATCCTCCGCGCTTGCTCAACTTGTCTCTGCGGATCTTCTCCAATTCTTCCATGGTTGCACCGTGACATTCCGCCAGTGCATGAATCAACTCAAGCAAATCCGCAAGCTCTTCAAGGGACTCCCTGTCATTTTTCGCAGCCTCATACTCCGCCAATTCTTCGTGCAACTTCTTCCGGGCTTCTCTTTGGAATTCCTCGTCACCGAGTACCCGGGTGATCGCCTTTTTCCCGGAAGCCTCAATGATTTCCGGAATGCGGTCCCGAATCAATTTTTCATATACGGGCATGTGAACGCCTCCAATGATGTACTCTCGTGAATTTACGGTTTCATGATAAGAATTCGTGATTCGGGGAAAATTTGTGGTCCACCCTCACTAGTCCAGCGACATTCTCAAAAAAACAATCAACGCAAGAGTTGAACGATTGCAGGAGCATGCCAACCGTCCCGCCAATAAACAGTATCAGGAACAAAAATTCTCGTTCTCCGGAGGTCATCCCATGGACGACTTGCGCTCCCCGATCGGTCCGTACGTGGAACCGTCCCGATTGACGGAAGAGGAGATCAGCCGACTCATCGAAAGGATGGACGACATTCCCGCCAAGCTGGAGCAGGCAGTGTTCGGTCTGAACGAAGAGCAATTGGACACGCCGTATCGGCCGGGCGGCTGGACGTTGCGTCAAGTGGCTCATCACGTGGCGGACAGCAACTTGAACGTGTTTCTCCGCTTCAAATTTGCCCTGACGGAAGAAAACCCCCGAATCATGCCGTTCCCGGAGGATTTGTGGGCCGAACTGCCGGACAGCCGGATGCCGGTCGAACCATCCATCCGATTGCTGAAGGGGCTGCATGAACGATTGACCGTTCTGCTGAAATCCATGGAATACAAGGATTTCGCGCGCACGTACCATCATCCGGATCTCAAGCGGGAGATCCGGTTGGACAAGGTCCTGGACATGTATGTCTGGCACAGCGAGCATCATCTTGCGCAGATCACCCGATTTCGGGAACGGATGGGCTGGTGAATGCGAAAACAGCCGACTCGTGAAGAGTCGGCTGAAACTTTTGATCAGAAATCGACCAGACGTCCTCTTTGTCCAGCGGAAGCATCCGGGGCTTCGATGTCCTGCCCTTGCGGCTTTCCGACCGTCGCCAGTTTTTTCAGCCGCACCCTGATGTGAGGCTTCAATTCGAGGCTGTCGGCAAAATCGTCCACGGAGGTAAAGCCGCCCTTCTCCAGCCGCTTTCTGACGGCCAGTTTGGCCAGGATCAGGTTCATGCCCGGGAGGGTGGCCAGTTCTTCCTCGGAGGCGGTGTTCAGATCCACGAGGCCGGACGGCTGAGAAGAATCCGGAACGGAAGGATTCGCGGAAGGAGATGTTCGCGAATCCGGCCCGACGGACGGTGCGGATCGCTTTCCTTCATACTCCCGGAGAATCTGTTTCCTCAGATCCTCCAACTCTCGATTTATGATTTGATTCCGATACCGGAGACGCTCCAGGTATTCACGACGGATCAACATCGCATGGATGATCGAAACAGGCCACAGCGCAACCGCCACTCCCGCAGCAAGATCCATGTACACATCGCTCAGTACCCCTTCACTGATCATCATCACGACAAAGGGAATGGCGTACCCGATACCGGCCAGCACCCACTTGCGCTGCCTGACCCTGATTCCGATGTAAAAGAATGAGACCCAGTTCAAAATTCCCAATGTGAACAGTGCCCAGCCCATCCACAGGGAGTTCCAAAGCTCCCAGTACTTGCTCTCCTCATTCATCGGCTTTCCCCTTCTTGGGTGGAGATTCTCGTTCCAATTCCAGTTCTTCGAGCAATTCCTGCAAGGCATCCATGTCGGCCACTCCGTTCAAGGTGACGATCCCGCCCCGCTCCAGACGGATTTCCAACCGGTTCCGATGGCGCCCGAGTTCCGGTTTCAAAAAGGCGTACCTGTCCGTGAGAAAATGGATCCGCTGATTGGAAGAGCCCACCCAGGGACGGCTGACATCCGCTTTCTCCCGCATGAACGGACCGTCCAGCAAAATGTCCGTCACGCCCAGCAATGCGTGCCAGTCCGGACGGGAAGCGGCCCTCAGTTCTTCCAACCGGTAACCCGAATAGGTCACCACCGACATTCCCCGATGTTTCAGCATCCGCCCCAATGCAGCCAGAGGAGCCGCCTGGTCGAACGGCTCTCCCCCGGCAAACGTCACCCCTTCCACCTCCGGCCCTTCAAGGATCCGCCGTGCCAGCTCCCCGACGGTCACCGTTTCCCCGCCGTTCGGGGACCAGGTCCAGGGGACCGCGCAACCCGGACAGCGGATGGAACACCCCTGCACCCAGATGCACGCCCGGATGCCGGGACCTTCCGCGCGGGTCTTCGGAAGAAAGCGATGCAGGCGGAGGGTGAGGTCTCCCCCCGCTCCTTGCCCCGTCCAGGCATCAGTCCTCGCGGAGCCGCTGCTGTTGTTCGGTTTGCTCATGAACCTCTTCCTCTTCGTAATATTCCGGCGTGAAATCGGAATCCACCGTCTCCGCTTCGAGCAGCTCTTCCAGAATCCCGATGTAATCCGTGCAGCGCTTTCCCTTGACTCCCTCGACCTCGGCCTGGATGGTTCCGTCGGGGAACAGCCGGATCTTTACCCGCTTTTTCATCACGGTCCCCCCTGCACCGTATAGGTCAGCACGATGGAGTGATCTTCCTGCACTTCTTCCGACTCCAGTTCCAATCCGCGGGTGGATGCCCGTTCTTTCAATCTCCGGTAGACCTGCTCCTGCAGGAGAAGGGTGTACTCTTCCTGGATCAGGGAGACCAGTTCGGCGGCTTCTTCCTCCGTCCAATCTCCGACAAACCGGAAATCGTGAGTTCGGGATTCATCGTTCAGGTGAATGGTCAACTGTTTGTCCGGACCGCCCTCCACCTTCAGGACCCCGTCCTTCTCTTCCACCGCCCATCCCGCGCGGACCAGGGATTTGTTGAGGAGATCCCTGTTTTTCATGCGGGTTCCCAGCACCAGTTCCCGTTGCTCCGTTTTTCTGGTTTCCAGCATCCCGGCGGCAGCCATTGCCACGGGAACCAAGACCACCATGACCCCCATTCGGATCCCTCCGTCTCAAAAATCGATGGTTCTGCCGCCGCGGATTCCCCGCACGTCTTCGCCGGGAACCGGAGCAGTCGGCGAAATGCCCTGACCGGGAGCATAATCCTTCATGTCTTCCGGGGCGGTGGCGGCGACGGCCCGGACATTGGCCCACTCCCGGATGGCCCGGATTTGCTCCGCCTGAGTGACCGACAAGGGCACCATTTGGCGAATCGCTTTTTCGAAGTCATCCAAACGGACGCTCCGCTCCTCCGAAAACGCTTCGAACAGTCCGGCAATCACGGCCTGTTCCAGCTCCGCGCCCACGAATCCTTCGGTGAGCCGGGCCAGATGATCCAGCACTTCCTCCGTCACCTGAAAGGAGCCTGTCACCTTCGGATCCTGAAGACGCTTGCGAAGATGTACGGAAAAGATGTCCTTTCGCTCGCGGTGTGTGGGCAAATCGACAAAGAAGATCTCGTCAAACCTTCCTTTTCGGAGCAGCTCCGGCGGAAGACGGTCGATGTTGTTGGCCGTGGCCACCACGAACACCGGCGATGTCTTTTCCTGCATCCAGGTGAGAAACGTGCCGAACACCCGGGCAGACACCCCGCCGTCCCCGCCGATTCCGAGTCCGCCGAAGCCTTTTTCGATCTCGTCAATCCAGAGCACGCACGGGGCAATCGCCTCCGCGGTGCGAATCGACTGGCGCATGTTTTCTTCACTGCTGCCCACGATGCCATGGAAAATGCGTCCCAAATCCATTCTCAGCAGCGGCAGGTGCCACATGGCGCTGATCGATTTGGCGATGAGGCTCTTTCCGCAGCCGGGCACTCCGGTGATCAGGACACCTTTGGGCGCCGGAAGACCGTACCGCCTGGCCGATTCGAGCCAGGAGTTGCTCCGCTTTTTCAACCAGCGCTTCAGGTTCTCGAGCCCCCCCACGTCGTTCATGTCCAGGTTGGAGGAGACAAACTCGAGAATGCCGGTCTTCTGGATGATCTGCCGCTTCTCTTCGTGGATGACGTCCACTTCGTCGGCGGTGAGCCGCCCGGTTTGGGCCATGGCCCGGGCAAAGGCGTTTTCGGCCTCTTTCAGCGTAAGGCCCAGGGCCGCTTTCGCCAATCGCTCCTTGTCTTCTTCGGTCAGCGAAATGGTGATGCGTCCCGATTTGCTGTTGACCCTCACCATGTCCGTCAACAGGGCGAGAATATCTTCAAAGGTGGGAAGAGCGAAGTCGAGAAGGGTCACATCCTTGCGCAATTCATCCGGGAGGACCGTCAGCGGGGACACGAAAATGATGCTTTTCGGGGAAACGCTCCGTTTCAGTTCCGCCGCCAGATCCCTCAGTTTGCGGATCAGCAAATGATCGGGACGCGCGCTCCCCGCCCCGAAATAGACGTGAAAATCGCACAACACAAAGACCGACGGCTCCTGAAACTTTCGGATCCATTCGAGTGCTTTCAGAGGAGGCCTCGTTTCTTCGGAACCGGACATTCCCTCGCCGCGAATCCCTTCCGTCGCGGTCCAGACAAACATCTTCCGCGGCGTCCGGATGCGGCGGGCATCCTTGACCAAACCCTTGATCACTTCCAGCACGCGTTCTTCTTCCCAGGTCGGGATGTAAATCAGGGGAAACCTGGCTTTCAACAAACTGGCCAATTGCAGGTCAAATCGGGACATTCAATTCCCTCGATTCCGTCTTTTTGAGATATGATTTCTTAAGATATTATATCAATTTTTCCTGAAACAGACAGTACCCGTGCGGAGTTTTCGAAGCCAGTCGGACCGGCGTTCGCCGGGCCGGACAAGGATCCCGTCCGTCAAGTCACGGTCAGGATCCATGCGGTCAGCGTCCTTGCCCCCCACACGACGAGGATGGACAGCCCCAGTCCGCTGAGCAGACCGGTCACCACCCGCAGGACGTTGGTGCTCTCCCGCCATCCCCATTTCTGGGTGAAACCGTCGATCAGCATCGGAATCTGCAGAAGCAATCCCCACCACCAGGGAAGCGTCGGCAGGAACAAAAGCGGCAAAATGAACAAATACCCCAGCAACATGCTC from Staphylospora marina includes:
- a CDS encoding nucleoside triphosphate pyrophosphohydrolase, translating into MPVYEKLIRDRIPEIIEASGKKAITRVLGDEEFQREARKKLHEELAEYEAAKNDRESLEELADLLELIHALAECHGATMEELEKIRRDKLSKRGGFDRKLFLVEVTD
- a CDS encoding YfiT family bacillithiol transferase, which translates into the protein MDDLRSPIGPYVEPSRLTEEEISRLIERMDDIPAKLEQAVFGLNEEQLDTPYRPGGWTLRQVAHHVADSNLNVFLRFKFALTEENPRIMPFPEDLWAELPDSRMPVEPSIRLLKGLHERLTVLLKSMEYKDFARTYHHPDLKREIRLDKVLDMYVWHSEHHLAQITRFRERMGW
- a CDS encoding ComEA family DNA-binding protein; translation: MNEESKYWELWNSLWMGWALFTLGILNWVSFFYIGIRVRQRKWVLAGIGYAIPFVVMMISEGVLSDVYMDLAAGVAVALWPVSIIHAMLIRREYLERLRYRNQIINRELEDLRKQILREYEGKRSAPSVGPDSRTSPSANPSVPDSSQPSGLVDLNTASEEELATLPGMNLILAKLAVRKRLEKGGFTSVDDFADSLELKPHIRVRLKKLATVGKPQGQDIEAPDASAGQRGRLVDF
- a CDS encoding 4Fe-4S single cluster domain-containing protein, coding for MSKPNNSSGSARTDAWTGQGAGGDLTLRLHRFLPKTRAEGPGIRACIWVQGCSIRCPGCAVPWTWSPNGGETVTVGELARRILEGPEVEGVTFAGGEPFDQAAPLAALGRMLKHRGMSVVTYSGYRLEELRAASRPDWHALLGVTDILLDGPFMREKADVSRPWVGSSNQRIHFLTDRYAFLKPELGRHRNRLEIRLERGGIVTLNGVADMDALQELLEELELERESPPKKGKADE
- a CDS encoding DUF2997 domain-containing protein, giving the protein MKKRVKIRLFPDGTIQAEVEGVKGKRCTDYIGILEELLEAETVDSDFTPEYYEEEEVHEQTEQQQRLRED
- a CDS encoding AAA family ATPase, which encodes MSRFDLQLASLLKARFPLIYIPTWEEERVLEVIKGLVKDARRIRTPRKMFVWTATEGIRGEGMSGSEETRPPLKALEWIRKFQEPSVFVLCDFHVYFGAGSARPDHLLIRKLRDLAAELKRSVSPKSIIFVSPLTVLPDELRKDVTLLDFALPTFEDILALLTDMVRVNSKSGRITISLTEEDKERLAKAALGLTLKEAENAFARAMAQTGRLTADEVDVIHEEKRQIIQKTGILEFVSSNLDMNDVGGLENLKRWLKKRSNSWLESARRYGLPAPKGVLITGVPGCGKSLIAKSISAMWHLPLLRMDLGRIFHGIVGSSEENMRQSIRTAEAIAPCVLWIDEIEKGFGGLGIGGDGGVSARVFGTFLTWMQEKTSPVFVVATANNIDRLPPELLRKGRFDEIFFVDLPTHRERKDIFSVHLRKRLQDPKVTGSFQVTEEVLDHLARLTEGFVGAELEQAVIAGLFEAFSEERSVRLDDFEKAIRQMVPLSVTQAEQIRAIREWANVRAVAATAPEDMKDYAPGQGISPTAPVPGEDVRGIRGGRTIDF
- a CDS encoding DUF2085 domain-containing protein, with the translated sequence MIREMILIVPCHRRPDRCLHFRGKPMPICARCLSMLLGYLFILPLLFLPTLPWWWGLLLQIPMLIDGFTQKWGWRESTNVLRVVTGLLSGLGLSILVVWGARTLTAWILTVT